One window of Syngnathus acus chromosome 16, fSynAcu1.2, whole genome shotgun sequence genomic DNA carries:
- the prelid3a gene encoding PRELI domain containing protein 3A isoform X1, which yields MKIWSTEHAFSYPWETVIKAAMRKYPNPMNPHVVGVDVLERRLDAEGRLHSHRLLSTEWGLPAIVRAILGTNRLQTYVKEHSIVDPEEKKMELCSTNITLTNLISVDERLLYAPHPDNPEVTILTQEAIITVKGVSLSSYLEAMMARRMSANARKDILSECFGRMHEGRKEGVFVDWAHCTQPCFPYQWSEYCTFTNMLVVVEQVEQPLLQ from the exons ATGAAGATTTGGAGCACAGAGCATGCTTTCAG TTACCCGTGGGAGACGGTGATCAAGGCCGCCATGAGGAAGTACCCTAACCCCATGAATCCGCACGTGGTGGGCGTGGACGTGCTGGAGCGCCGCCTGGATGCGGAAGGACGCCTGCACAGCCACCGACTCCTCAGCACAGAGTGGGGCCTGCCGGCCATCGTACGAGCG ATACTGGGAACCAACCGCTTGCAAACCTACGTCAAAGAGCACTCCATCGTGGACCCCGAGGAGAAGAAGATGGAGCTGTGCTCGACAAAT ATTACCCTTACCAATCTGATCTCGGTGGATGAGAGGCTCCTTTACGCACCTCACCCAGACAACCCTGAGGT CACCATTCTGACGCAGGAGGCCATCATTACAGTGAAGGGAGTGAGCTTGAGCAGCTACCTGGAGGCTATGATGGCGAGGAGGATGTCTGCTAATGCCAGGAAG GATATCTTGAGCGAGTGCTTTGGACGAATGcatgaaggaaggaaggaaggagtcTTTGTGGACTGGGCACACTGCACACAGCCTTGCTTCCCATACCAGTGGAGTGAGTACTGTACATTTACAAATATGCTGGTTGTTGTTGAGCAAGTTGAGCAACCTCTGCTCCAATAG
- the prelid3a gene encoding PRELI domain containing protein 3A isoform X2 — MKIWSTEHAFSYPWETVIKAAMRKYPNPMNPHVVGVDVLERRLDAEGRLHSHRLLSTEWGLPAIVRAILGTNRLQTYVKEHSIVDPEEKKMELCSTNITLTNLISVDERLLYAPHPDNPEVTILTQEAIITVKGVSLSSYLEAMMARRMSANARKGWDAIEWIIQNSERENITL, encoded by the exons ATGAAGATTTGGAGCACAGAGCATGCTTTCAG TTACCCGTGGGAGACGGTGATCAAGGCCGCCATGAGGAAGTACCCTAACCCCATGAATCCGCACGTGGTGGGCGTGGACGTGCTGGAGCGCCGCCTGGATGCGGAAGGACGCCTGCACAGCCACCGACTCCTCAGCACAGAGTGGGGCCTGCCGGCCATCGTACGAGCG ATACTGGGAACCAACCGCTTGCAAACCTACGTCAAAGAGCACTCCATCGTGGACCCCGAGGAGAAGAAGATGGAGCTGTGCTCGACAAAT ATTACCCTTACCAATCTGATCTCGGTGGATGAGAGGCTCCTTTACGCACCTCACCCAGACAACCCTGAGGT CACCATTCTGACGCAGGAGGCCATCATTACAGTGAAGGGAGTGAGCTTGAGCAGCTACCTGGAGGCTATGATGGCGAGGAGGATGTCTGCTAATGCCAGGAAG GGTTGGGATGCAATTGAGTGGATTATTCAGAACtcggaaagggaaaatatTACTCTTTGA